One segment of Scyliorhinus torazame isolate Kashiwa2021f chromosome 14, sScyTor2.1, whole genome shotgun sequence DNA contains the following:
- the LOC140389301 gene encoding uncharacterized protein, giving the protein MASQGYSHSHGKRSAILQVWSMMEWLRIVCLIFGLTSLGVLLAMDMEKGNIMYLCSPNQSTRIHHLCTGDVLRCPHIRGHGIDSWKVIKVKENAGVMKQLHRPRRWEGNIIWTLPCFWNTCKFDFGCVKSGTIKVTSGCQKSVGRDHEKEKGTRERTGRVRREVQLERRLPGDALKLIKGQTEENPGSMNLFYQIYHRLYGQGRVVCYPNPAAVSRLFSVSPLWGTPQTVVHCQRSEPLPKQVTLPYDPDSAPPAICLPLPRDNSHSQYDRLRRWRAYIPSHFTPNRNSRSYENCFSSEGYGCLLVEVDTNITCLFPTCTDRRCHITQASGQCVCYSTTCVPLNAGLQLLCGWANVSHITVGNRAFRIAGRPEWAFQNWINWATGRSLRNRYADCDASLHTEQGYYFLFNGTATNVLSPHFPAELL; this is encoded by the exons atggccagtcaaggttacagccacagtcacgggaaaagaag tgctattttacaggtgtggagcatgatggagtggctacgcatcgtctgtctgatatttggcctcacttcgcttggcgtgttattggcgatggacatggaaaaggggaatattatgtatctgtgtagccccaaccaatctacaaggatacatcacctatgcacaggtgatgttcttcgctgcccccatatacgaggacatggtatcgactcatggaaggtcatcaaagttaaggagaatgcgggagtcatgaagcagctgcaccggccccggcgatgggaagggaacattatatggacattgccttgtttttggaatacatgtaaatttgattttggatgtgttaaaagtggtacaataaaggtaacatcaggctgtcagaagagtgtaggaagagaccatgagaaagagaaagggactagagagaggacggggcgtgtgagaagggaagtacagctagaacgtaggttaccgggagatgcacttaagttaattaaaggccaaactgaggaaaacccgggtagtatgaatctcttctaccagatttaccaccgtctgtatggccagggacgggttgtctgctacccaaaccccgcagcggtgtctaggttattttctgtttcaccgctttggggcactccccaaacggtggttcattgtcagcgttccgagccattgcccaagcaagtcactcttccttacgatccggattcagcaccaccggctatttgccttccccttcctcgggataattcccattcacagtacgataggctgcgacggtggagggcgtacatacctagccacttcactcccaataggaattcccggtcgtacgagaattgcttcagcagtgaaggatatggctgtttgctggtagaggtggacacaaatataacatgtctgtttcccacctgtacggacaggaggtgccatatcacccaggcgtctggccaatgcgtttgttatagcaccacttgcgttccattgaacgctggcctccagctcctttgtggctgggcgaatgtctctcatatcactgtcgggaatagggctttccgcattgctgggcggcccgaatgggcatttcaaaattggataaactgggctactgggaggtccttacgcaaccgatatgctgattgtgatgctagtctccacacggaacaaggatactactttttatttaatggtacggcgaccaacgttttgtcaccccatttccccgccgaattgctatag